In one Verrucomicrobiota bacterium genomic region, the following are encoded:
- a CDS encoding protease modulator HflC: MKRNTVTLVIGGLLILIFFVLLFTFQVRQTEVAVITTFGRPGAPIREPGLYFKWPRPIQRVHKLDKRIHSFDSRLEQVLTKGGDPLMVMLYVGWQIKDPETFFASSRGGTVAEAEQKLGGLVESSKNQVVGNHPFSHFVSTDANELKFEEIEKEILEKVRPDAEAKYGIEVQFIGIKKLSLPESVTEKVFARMQAERDKVIQTLKSEGERSATIIRSDADRDAAKIRADAEAKATALRSEADAEASKWLAVFSQNPELAVFLSKIKSLPEVLKEKSTLILDQRNPLLELLGPLPKPAAAQPGRITLGGDDSTNK; encoded by the coding sequence ATGAAACGCAACACTGTCACGCTCGTCATTGGCGGCCTGCTGATCCTGATCTTCTTTGTGCTGCTGTTCACCTTCCAGGTGCGGCAGACCGAAGTGGCCGTGATCACGACTTTTGGCCGGCCTGGCGCCCCCATCCGAGAACCCGGCTTGTATTTCAAATGGCCCCGCCCGATTCAGCGGGTCCACAAACTGGACAAACGGATTCACAGCTTTGACTCCCGGTTGGAGCAAGTGCTCACCAAAGGAGGCGATCCCTTGATGGTGATGCTGTATGTCGGCTGGCAAATCAAAGATCCGGAAACGTTTTTCGCCAGCTCACGCGGCGGCACCGTGGCCGAGGCCGAACAGAAACTCGGCGGCCTGGTCGAGAGTTCGAAGAATCAGGTCGTTGGCAATCACCCGTTTTCGCACTTCGTCTCCACCGATGCCAACGAACTGAAATTCGAGGAAATCGAGAAGGAGATTCTCGAAAAGGTCCGCCCGGACGCCGAAGCGAAGTACGGGATCGAAGTGCAGTTTATCGGGATCAAAAAACTCAGCTTGCCCGAAAGCGTCACTGAAAAGGTGTTCGCCCGCATGCAGGCGGAACGGGACAAAGTGATCCAAACCTTGAAATCCGAAGGCGAGCGCAGCGCGACGATCATCCGCAGCGACGCCGACCGGGATGCCGCCAAGATCCGCGCTGACGCCGAGGCGAAAGCAACGGCGTTGCGAAGCGAGGCGGATGCCGAGGCATCGAAGTGGCTGGCCGTCTTTTCCCAAAACCCGGAACTGGCCGTCTTCCTTTCCAAGATCAAATCACTGCCTGAAGTCCTCAAAGAGAAATCCACGCTGATTCTGGATCAGCGGAACCCGCTGTTAGAATTGCTGGGGCCTCTGCCGAAGCCTGCGGCAGCCCAACCGGGCCGCATCACCCTGGGCGGGGACGACTCGACCAACAAATAA